The following proteins are encoded in a genomic region of Leishmania major strain Friedlin complete genome, chromosome 25:
- a CDS encoding putative pyruvate dehydrogenase E1 beta subunit → MRRFASRALFSASAAMAARCATTNMTVRDAIHSALDEELAREEKVFVIGEEVAQYQGAYKVTKGLMDKYGKDRIIDMPITEHGFAGMAVGAALSGLRPVCEFMTFNFAMQAIDQLVNSAGKSLYMSGGQMKCPIVFRGPNGASAGVGAQHSQCFGPWYASVPGLKVIAPYNCEDARGMIKAAIRDDNAVVVLEHELLYSESFPVTDEAADKNFVIPFGKAKIEREGKDITLIGFSRGVDLCLKAAEKLAAEGVQAEVINLRSLRPLDRHTILSSIKKTHRAVTVDESFPVCNIGAEICACVMESDTFDYLDAPIERVSCADCPTPYSKDIEMASQPQVADVMAAAKRVLS, encoded by the coding sequence atgcgccgcttcgcctcccgagctctcttctccgcgtccgccgccatggcggcgcgctgcgccacgacCAACATGACGGTGCGCGATGCGATCCACTCGGCCCTCGACGAGGAGCTCGCCCGCGAAGAGAAGGTCTTTGTGATTGGTGAGGAGGTCGCCCAATACCAGGGAGCCTACAAGGTGACCAAGGGTCTTATGGACAAGTATGGCAAGGACCGCATCATCGACATGCCCATCACAGAGCACGGCTTCGCCGGCATGGCCGTTGGTGCCGCTCTCAGTGGCCTGCGCCCCGTGTGCGAGTTCATGACCTTCAACTTCGCCATGCAAGCTATCGATCAGCTTGTCAACTCAGCCGGCAAGAGCCTGTATATGTCTGGTGGCCAGATGAAGTGCCCCATAGTCTTTCGTGGTCCCAACGGTGCGTCGGCTGGTGTAGGTGCCCAGCATAGTCAGTGCTTCGGTCCGTGGTACGCGTCCGTGCCCGGCCTGAAGGTAATTGCGCCGTACAACTGCGAGGATGCCCGCGGCATGATCAAGGCGGCCATCCGCGACGACAAcgccgtggtggtgctcgAGCACGAGTTGCTGTACAGCGAGTCCTTCCCCGTCACAGACGAAGCAGCGGACAAGAACTTTGTGATCCCGTTCGGCAAGGCGAAGATTGAGCGCGAGGGCAAGGACATCACCCTCATCGGCTTCTCTCGTGGTGTGGATCTGTGCTTGAAGGCGGCTGAGAAGCTCGCCGCAGAGGGCGTGCAGGCGGAGGTGATTAACCTTCGCTCCCTGCGCCCGCTCGACCGCCACACCATCCTCAGCTCCATCAAGAAGACGCACCGTGCGGTCACAGTCGATGAGTCCTTCCCTGTGTGCAACATTGGTGCTGAGATCTGCGCCTGTGTCATGGAGAGCGACACGTTCGACTACCTCGATGCCCCGATCGAGCGCGTGTCGTGCGCCGACTGCCCGACACCGTACAGCAAGGATATCGAGATGGCTTCGCAGCCGCAGGTGGCCGACGTCATGGCCGCTGCCAAGCGCGTACTCAGCTAA
- the EnCR gene encoding polyprenol reductase, which produces MKVIVASGPDGARKHEVELAANATLADLKKAYQPGVDVHRKSFKVPSAESPLPGADSGKLRPNLITLSDKVPLSQQGVKDGSVITYKDLGPQIGYRTVFYVEYAGPIAFMLLYAMRPSLIYGSAPMPAYGYTQKLYIGLFLAHFLKRELESMFVHKFSHPTMPMRNIFKNCIYYWSFAAFIGYVLCSPSFTPTSTMQSNFGAVVMVINELLNFAVHYQLSTMRKSDGDTTRNVPQGPLFAFVSCPNYFFEIMSWVSFSIGTNMLSSWFFTLAGFVQMADWAKKKHRGYVKADPANKKKAAILPFIM; this is translated from the coding sequence ATGAAGGTCATCGTCGCTTCTGGCCCGGACGGTGCCCGCAAGCACGAGGTGGAGCTGGCAGCCAACGCCACGCTCGCAGATCTGAAGAAGGCCTACCAACCGGGTGTGGACGTGCACCGCAAGTCGTTCAAGGTTCCCAGCGCGgagtcgccgctgccaggTGCGGATAGTGGCAAGCTGCGCCCGAACCTCATTACTCTGTCAGATAAGGTGCCCCTGTCGCAGCAGGGGGTGAAGGATGGCTCGGTGATCACTTACAAGGACCTCGGCCCGCAGATCGGCTACCGCACGGTGTTCTACGTCGAGTATGCCGGCCCCATCGCCTTCATGCTGCTGTACGCCATGCGCCCTTCGCTCATCTACGGCTCTGCCCCGATGCCGGCTTACGGCTACACGCAGAAGCTATACATTggcctcttcctcgcccacTTCTTAAAGCGCGAGCTCGAGTCCATGTTTGTGCACAAGTTCTCGCACCCAACGATGCCGATGCGCAACATCTTCAAGAACTGCATCTACTACTGGTCCTTCGCCGCCTTCATCGGCTACGTGCTGTGCAGTCCTTCATTCACGCCGACCAGCACCATGCAGTCAAACTTCGGCGCCGTGGTCATGGTCATCAACGAGCTGCTGAACTTCGCGGTGCACTACCAGCTTAGCACGATGCGCAAGTCCGATGGTGACACCACCCGCAACGTGCCGCAAGGCCCTCTGTTCGCCTTCGTCTCGTGCCCGAACTACTTCTTTGAGATTATGTCGTGGGTGTCCTTTTCCATCGGCACAAATATGTTATCCTCCTGGTTCTTCACACTCGCCGGTTTCGTGCAGATGGCGGACTgggcgaagaagaagcacCGGGGCTACGTCAAGGCGGACCCGGCCAATAAAAAGAAGGCCGCCATTCTGCCCTTCATCATGTAG